In Halopelagius longus, the following proteins share a genomic window:
- the lysA gene encoding diaminopimelate decarboxylase encodes MTDPTPTTDSDSDPAVRRLGDWDAVRLRSLAEQYDTPAYVIDLDRIRQNYRRLSAAFEAAFDDPTVMFAVKAHSGRAVIETLLDEGVPMECAAAGEVFRALRAGADPDEIQYTGVNPPDGDLDYVVGVWEDAPGMTFNVGAEDSVERLAERGFDGRLCLRVNPGIAAGHHEKVKTGAHPKFGIPYDSVPEVAERVREEYDMDLVGLHAHAGSGMLDEDMDAHAEYVAKMGELAREVGDLEFLDIGGGFGVPYRDDEDPLDIDAVAERTAEALGDLDATLKIEPGRYLLADAGCLLATVNTVKDTPETTVVGIDASMTTLIRPAMYDAYHGIRNLTNPDAPVEPLTVGGPVCESSDTFCRDRPLPRPDRGDVVAIGHTGAYGYAMASQFHSQPRPVEIALEGGEARVARRRETFDDLVRLEE; translated from the coding sequence ATGACTGACCCGACTCCGACGACAGACTCCGACTCCGACCCGGCGGTTCGTCGCCTCGGCGACTGGGACGCGGTTCGACTCCGCAGTCTCGCCGAGCAGTACGACACGCCCGCGTACGTAATCGACTTAGACCGCATCCGGCAGAACTACCGGCGACTCTCCGCCGCCTTCGAGGCGGCGTTCGACGACCCGACGGTGATGTTCGCGGTGAAGGCCCACTCCGGGCGCGCCGTCATCGAGACGCTCTTAGACGAGGGCGTCCCGATGGAGTGCGCCGCCGCGGGCGAGGTGTTCCGCGCCCTCCGCGCCGGTGCGGACCCCGACGAGATACAGTACACCGGCGTCAACCCCCCGGACGGCGACTTGGACTACGTCGTCGGCGTCTGGGAGGACGCGCCGGGCATGACGTTCAACGTCGGCGCGGAGGACAGCGTCGAACGCCTCGCGGAACGCGGATTCGACGGCCGCCTCTGCCTCCGCGTCAACCCCGGCATCGCCGCCGGTCACCACGAGAAGGTCAAGACCGGCGCGCACCCGAAGTTCGGAATTCCGTACGACAGCGTCCCGGAAGTCGCCGAACGCGTCCGCGAGGAGTACGACATGGACCTCGTGGGCCTCCACGCCCACGCCGGAAGCGGCATGCTCGACGAGGATATGGACGCCCACGCCGAGTACGTCGCGAAGATGGGCGAGTTAGCCCGCGAGGTGGGCGACCTCGAATTCCTCGACATCGGCGGCGGGTTCGGCGTCCCGTACCGCGACGACGAGGACCCCCTCGACATCGATGCGGTCGCCGAACGCACCGCCGAGGCACTCGGTGACCTCGACGCGACGCTGAAGATAGAGCCCGGTCGTTACCTCTTGGCCGACGCCGGGTGTCTGCTCGCGACCGTCAACACCGTCAAGGACACGCCGGAGACGACCGTCGTCGGCATCGACGCCAGCATGACGACGCTGATTCGACCGGCGATGTACGACGCCTACCACGGCATCCGCAACCTCACGAACCCCGACGCGCCGGTCGAACCGCTGACGGTCGGCGGTCCGGTCTGCGAGAGTTCGGACACGTTCTGCCGCGACCGACCGCTCCCGCGCCCCGACCGCGGCGACGTCGTCGCCATCGGCCACACCGGCGCGTACGGCTACGCGATGGCGAGTCAGTTCCACTCCCAGCCCCGGCCGGTCGAAATCGCCCTCGAAGGCGGCGAGGCGCGCGTCGCACGCCGCAGGGAGACGTTCGACGACTTGGTGCGCTTAGAGGAGTAA
- a CDS encoding DUF7847 domain-containing protein has product MAAIEALRSALSALGRNPVLFLVGLLYGVITLPQSALQLAGIPMVPTLLQILTFFVTPFVIAGLLGMASESLDGKTSFSTLTRVGKDRYVPLLVGSIIEFAIFLVFGIVAAIVGIVAAFGVFSAGGGGAGGGAMLAVGALVLVVVLVGMLLVFFIQFYSVAIVVGGTGAIDGFRESYRLVRNNLVSALGYSVINFVVSLVTTIPISGFLFWRTFQNFSQFENGGAGAGAGAAAGGAAPMQALGFSTQEVILISVISLATTMLLFTFQRTYATAFYRAHEPRSRPEEFAETADFENESEESAL; this is encoded by the coding sequence ATGGCCGCAATCGAAGCCCTCCGTTCGGCCCTCTCCGCACTGGGCCGAAATCCGGTATTGTTCCTCGTAGGACTGCTGTACGGGGTCATAACCCTCCCGCAGTCTGCGTTGCAGTTAGCCGGCATCCCCATGGTGCCGACGCTCCTCCAGATACTCACGTTCTTCGTGACGCCGTTCGTCATCGCGGGCCTCCTCGGCATGGCGTCGGAGTCGCTAGACGGGAAGACGTCGTTCTCGACGCTCACCCGCGTCGGGAAGGACCGCTACGTCCCGCTTCTCGTCGGGTCGATAATCGAGTTCGCCATCTTCCTCGTGTTCGGCATCGTCGCCGCTATCGTCGGCATCGTCGCCGCCTTCGGCGTCTTCAGCGCCGGGGGCGGGGGTGCGGGCGGCGGTGCGATGCTCGCCGTCGGCGCCCTCGTCCTCGTCGTCGTCCTCGTGGGGATGCTCCTGGTCTTCTTCATCCAGTTTTACTCCGTCGCCATCGTCGTCGGCGGAACGGGAGCGATCGACGGCTTCCGCGAGAGCTACCGCCTCGTGCGTAACAACCTCGTCAGCGCCCTCGGGTACTCCGTCATCAACTTCGTCGTCTCGCTCGTGACGACCATCCCCATCTCGGGGTTCCTCTTCTGGCGGACGTTCCAGAACTTCTCGCAGTTCGAGAACGGCGGCGCGGGCGCGGGTGCCGGCGCGGCCGCGGGCGGTGCGGCCCCGATGCAGGCGCTCGGCTTCTCGACGCAGGAAGTGATCCTCATCTCGGTCATCTCGCTTGCGACGACGATGCTTCTGTTTACGTTCCAGCGCACGTACGCGACGGCGTTCTACCGGGCGCACGAACCGCGCTCGCGGCCCGAGGAGTTCGCCGAGACTGCCGACTTCGAGAACGAGAGCGAGGAGTCGGCGCTCTGA
- a CDS encoding PUA domain-containing protein, with translation MSDDSEEAGGDRTLADLRTVADYQFGAGAGEVLFPSDAEDELTVTRSTSGRPRQIRAPEGRLVSYGTDGRFTLGHAGGVRLAAASEPPENRVVVGDESEPFVREGKNAFAKFVTDVDPDVRPGDEVAVVTPDDTVVATGRAELSADAMLDFETGMAVHVREGAGPNEE, from the coding sequence ATGAGCGACGACAGCGAGGAAGCCGGCGGGGACCGGACGCTCGCCGATCTGCGGACGGTGGCCGACTACCAGTTCGGCGCCGGCGCGGGCGAGGTACTCTTTCCGAGCGACGCCGAAGACGAGTTGACGGTGACTCGCTCCACCAGCGGTCGGCCCAGACAGATACGCGCGCCGGAGGGGCGACTCGTCTCGTACGGGACGGACGGTCGGTTCACGCTGGGACACGCGGGCGGCGTTCGCCTCGCGGCGGCGTCGGAACCGCCCGAGAACCGAGTCGTCGTCGGCGACGAGAGCGAACCGTTCGTCCGCGAGGGCAAGAACGCGTTCGCGAAGTTCGTCACCGACGTCGACCCGGACGTTCGCCCCGGCGACGAAGTCGCCGTCGTGACGCCCGACGACACCGTCGTCGCGACCGGCCGCGCGGAGTTGTCCGCCGACGCGATGCTCGACTTCGAGACGGGGATGGCGGTGCACGTCCGCGAGGGCGCGGGACCGAACGAGGAGTGA
- a CDS encoding RNase P subunit p30 family protein: protein MYEAVYAHPDGDATVSRFAATAERHGYDGLVVRAVDARPDYEALREEVNVDIVDAAEVVAPHPRNASGAVGNFRPDRTLVVVRGGTNELNRFAVEQARVDVLARPFGDDGDVNHVLAKAARDNGVAIEVNFGPVLRRTGGTRVQHLRKLRKLSQLIDHYDAPHVVSVGAESHLQVRAPRELAAVGEEVGLGAEFVREGLAAWGDIAARNRERMSESFIAPGVKRDGYEEDD, encoded by the coding sequence ATGTACGAGGCGGTCTACGCGCACCCCGACGGCGACGCCACGGTGTCTCGATTCGCTGCGACGGCGGAGAGACACGGGTACGACGGACTCGTCGTCCGCGCCGTGGACGCGAGACCCGACTACGAGGCCCTCCGCGAGGAGGTGAACGTCGATATCGTGGACGCCGCCGAGGTGGTCGCGCCGCACCCGCGGAACGCGAGCGGTGCGGTCGGTAACTTCCGCCCGGACCGCACCCTCGTCGTCGTCCGCGGCGGGACGAACGAACTCAACCGCTTCGCGGTCGAACAGGCGCGGGTGGACGTTCTCGCCCGCCCGTTCGGCGACGACGGCGACGTGAACCACGTCCTCGCGAAGGCCGCCCGCGACAACGGCGTCGCCATCGAGGTGAACTTCGGCCCCGTCCTGCGGCGAACGGGAGGGACGCGCGTCCAACACCTGCGGAAACTCCGGAAACTGTCGCAGTTGATAGACCACTACGACGCGCCGCACGTCGTCAGCGTCGGCGCGGAGTCGCACCTGCAGGTGCGCGCGCCGCGGGAACTGGCGGCCGTCGGCGAGGAAGTCGGCCTCGGCGCCGAGTTCGTCCGCGAGGGACTGGCCGCGTGGGGCGACATCGCCGCGCGGAACCGCGAGCGGATGTCCGAGTCGTTCATAGCCCCCGGCGTCAAACGTGACGGATATGAAGAAGACGATTGA
- a CDS encoding 2,3,4,5-tetrahydropyridine-2,6-dicarboxylate N-succinyltransferase — translation MSIQSEIDDLWQRYQDDALSVTTAGSEELATLDAFLEALEGGEVRAAEQTGGSGPDGWEVNEWVKRGILLNFGLRETEGREHGDVTYYDVLPLRETADLGERGTRNTPDGTVIRRGAYLGRDCIMMSPSFVNVGAHVGDGTLVDSCDTVGSCAQIGENVKLGANTLIGGVLEPVEDAPVIVEDDVSLGAGCRVTSGFHVGENTVVGENTLLSPRIPVYDLVEEEVLYGHLPANRRAFTRYVESSIGDHDLFAGGAFKPAVVALDIEEETLDKTRREEALRE, via the coding sequence ATGAGCATACAATCCGAAATCGACGACCTGTGGCAGCGATACCAAGACGACGCCCTCTCGGTCACGACGGCCGGAAGCGAGGAACTGGCGACGCTCGATGCGTTCCTCGAAGCCCTCGAAGGCGGAGAGGTCCGCGCGGCCGAACAGACCGGCGGGTCCGGCCCCGACGGCTGGGAGGTCAACGAGTGGGTCAAGCGGGGTATCCTGCTGAACTTCGGCCTCCGGGAGACGGAGGGCCGCGAACACGGCGACGTGACCTACTACGACGTGCTCCCCCTCCGCGAGACGGCCGACCTCGGCGAACGCGGGACGCGGAACACGCCGGACGGGACCGTCATCCGCCGCGGCGCGTACCTCGGCCGCGACTGCATCATGATGTCGCCCTCGTTCGTCAACGTGGGCGCGCACGTGGGCGACGGAACGCTGGTCGACTCCTGCGACACCGTCGGCTCCTGCGCGCAGATCGGCGAGAACGTGAAACTCGGCGCGAACACCCTCATCGGCGGCGTCCTCGAACCCGTCGAGGACGCGCCCGTCATCGTCGAGGACGACGTCTCCCTCGGCGCGGGATGCCGCGTCACCTCCGGCTTCCACGTCGGCGAGAACACCGTCGTCGGCGAGAACACGCTGCTGTCGCCGCGCATCCCGGTCTACGACCTCGTGGAGGAAGAGGTCCTCTACGGACACCTGCCCGCGAACCGCCGGGCGTTCACCCGCTACGTCGAGTCGTCCATCGGCGACCACGACCTGTTCGCCGGCGGCGCGTTCAAGCCCGCCGTCGTCGCCCTCGACATCGAGGAGGAGACGCTGGACAAGACCCGCAGGGAGGAAGCGCTCCGAGAGTGA
- a CDS encoding LabA-like NYN domain-containing protein, whose translation MTEIHPGQRVAVLADAQNLYHTAQSLYSRNIDYSSLLEKAVSDRALTRAIAYVVRADSPDEERFFEALVDIGFETKIKDIKTFGDGSKKADWDVGMALDAVTLANHVDTVVLCTGDGDFSRLCSHLRHEGVRVEVMAFKESTAEELIREADAFLDMSERTDTFLL comes from the coding sequence ATGACCGAGATTCATCCGGGCCAACGCGTCGCCGTTCTGGCCGACGCGCAGAACCTCTATCATACGGCACAGAGCCTCTACTCGCGAAACATCGACTACTCGTCGCTGTTGGAGAAGGCCGTCTCCGACCGAGCGCTCACGCGCGCCATCGCCTACGTCGTCCGGGCGGACTCCCCCGACGAGGAGCGGTTCTTCGAGGCACTCGTCGACATCGGCTTCGAGACGAAGATAAAGGACATCAAGACGTTCGGCGACGGGTCGAAGAAAGCGGATTGGGACGTCGGGATGGCGTTAGACGCCGTGACGCTCGCGAATCACGTCGATACGGTCGTGCTCTGTACGGGCGACGGCGACTTCTCCCGACTCTGTTCGCACCTGCGTCACGAGGGCGTCCGCGTGGAGGTGATGGCGTTCAAGGAGTCCACCGCCGAGGAACTCATCCGCGAGGCGGACGCCTTCCTCGACATGTCGGAACGAACCGACACCTTCCTGCTGTAG
- the dapB gene encoding 4-hydroxy-tetrahydrodipicolinate reductase → MSEPVRLAVTGAAGRMGREVLDAATDRDDVDVVLAVNRSPVEEISGVPVRDAAEIDELLEVEMPDVLVDFTGPDSSADYVAACADAGVAAVVGTTGFDEAGRAALESAAESVPVLKAANFSRGVAALRRAVREAVAALPGYDIEVTETHHNGKRDAPSGTANTILDDIEEVRGEAERVHGRVGDQPREDGEIGVHARRAGDVTGEHEVLLAGNHELLSLTHRAGARGVFAAGALDAAVWVAGRDAGRYDFDDVLDQR, encoded by the coding sequence ATGTCCGAGCCGGTTCGCCTCGCCGTCACGGGCGCGGCCGGACGCATGGGCCGGGAGGTTCTGGACGCCGCCACCGACCGCGACGACGTGGACGTGGTGCTCGCGGTCAACCGGTCGCCGGTCGAGGAGATTTCGGGCGTCCCGGTCCGCGACGCCGCGGAGATAGACGAACTGCTGGAGGTGGAGATGCCGGACGTCCTCGTGGACTTCACCGGCCCCGACTCCAGCGCCGACTACGTGGCCGCCTGCGCGGACGCGGGCGTCGCCGCCGTCGTCGGCACGACCGGATTCGACGAGGCGGGCCGCGCGGCGCTTGAGTCGGCCGCCGAGTCCGTCCCCGTCCTGAAGGCGGCGAACTTCTCTCGGGGGGTCGCGGCCCTCCGCCGCGCCGTCCGCGAGGCGGTGGCGGCGCTTCCCGGCTACGACATCGAGGTGACGGAGACGCACCACAACGGGAAGCGCGACGCCCCCTCGGGCACGGCGAACACCATCTTAGACGACATAGAAGAGGTCCGCGGCGAGGCCGAACGCGTCCACGGACGCGTCGGCGACCAACCGCGCGAGGACGGCGAAATCGGCGTCCACGCGCGGCGCGCGGGCGACGTGACGGGCGAACACGAAGTCCTCCTCGCCGGCAACCACGAACTCCTCTCGCTGACGCACAGAGCGGGTGCCCGCGGCGTCTTCGCCGCCGGCGCACTCGACGCCGCCGTCTGGGTCGCGGGACGCGACGCCGGGCGGTACGACTTCGACGACGTACTCGACCAACGATGA
- the dapA gene encoding 4-hydroxy-tetrahydrodipicolinate synthase, whose protein sequence is MTELDLTGVFPAMTTPFASDGSIDHETLAENARRLEAAGVAGLVPVGSTGESATLTHDEHIEVVETVVEAVEEVPVIAGSGSNSTREALELSRRSADVGADGLLLISPYYNKPEQAGLLEHFRTVADEVDVPQIAYNVPSRTGRNVEPETAAALAEHENIVGYKAASGDLGQISEVVERTRGEEFAVLSGDDALTLPVLSVGGVGTISVTANVEPERTVAMVEAALDGDYGRARELHHELGPLNRHLFVETNPIPVKKAVEMRGHAPGTLRPPLTELREENAEELRRILDELDAAREESLGAAGAE, encoded by the coding sequence ATGACGGAACTCGACTTGACGGGAGTCTTCCCGGCGATGACGACGCCGTTCGCCTCGGACGGCAGTATCGACCACGAAACGCTCGCGGAGAACGCGCGACGCCTCGAAGCGGCGGGCGTCGCCGGCCTCGTCCCCGTCGGTTCGACGGGCGAGAGCGCCACCCTCACCCACGACGAACACATCGAAGTCGTCGAGACGGTGGTCGAGGCGGTGGAGGAGGTGCCCGTAATCGCGGGGTCGGGGTCGAACTCCACCCGCGAGGCGTTGGAGTTGTCTCGACGCTCCGCCGACGTGGGCGCGGACGGGCTCCTCCTCATCTCGCCGTACTACAACAAGCCCGAACAGGCCGGTCTGCTGGAGCACTTCCGGACCGTCGCAGACGAAGTGGACGTCCCGCAGATAGCGTACAACGTCCCCTCGCGGACGGGCCGAAACGTCGAACCGGAGACGGCCGCCGCACTCGCCGAACACGAGAACATCGTCGGCTACAAGGCCGCGAGCGGCGACCTCGGGCAGATATCCGAAGTCGTCGAGCGCACGCGCGGCGAGGAGTTCGCGGTGCTGTCGGGCGACGACGCACTCACGCTCCCCGTCCTCTCCGTCGGCGGCGTCGGCACCATCTCCGTCACCGCGAACGTCGAACCCGAACGGACGGTGGCGATGGTGGAGGCGGCCCTCGACGGCGACTACGGCCGGGCGCGGGAACTCCACCACGAACTCGGACCGCTCAACCGCCACCTGTTCGTCGAGACGAACCCGATTCCGGTGAAGAAGGCGGTGGAGATGCGGGGACACGCACCGGGGACGCTCCGCCCGCCGTTGACCGAACTGCGCGAGGAGAACGCCGAGGAACTGCGGCGCATCCTCGACGAACTCGACGCGGCGCGCGAGGAGTCTTTGGGCGCGGCGGGGGCCGAGTAG
- a CDS encoding M20 family metallopeptidase, producing the protein MNSDSDAASAFDPIDFLERAVPVASNDGVEEMRDLLVETLEDAGFDPEIDEAGNTVASKGAAEPDRHLVLNTHIDTVSPHVPFRRDDDVIRGRGSCDAKGPLAALLAAFVAVEPAADARLTLAVTPDEELLSTGAHALDVDGDMYVVGEPTNLDVCTAAKGRFQGTLTLSGVASHAAEPESGVNAVFALEAALAAIRSYDEGRAAHPSLGSATLTPTTVAGGDATNQVPAGCRLVLDRRSVPPESAAEFRDGLESAVREAVPDDVGVSFDLTDRPTPFLEAFATDEDHELVETVAEASRRAGGSGDVRPFTAATEASYFSPAPVVVFGPGVLADEEGAVAHAEREYVRVEDVRTAAAAVTDAAAELVGE; encoded by the coding sequence ATGAACTCCGATTCGGACGCCGCCTCGGCGTTCGACCCCATCGACTTCCTCGAACGCGCGGTGCCCGTCGCCTCGAACGACGGCGTCGAGGAGATGCGCGACCTGCTGGTCGAGACGCTCGAAGACGCCGGGTTCGACCCCGAAATCGACGAGGCGGGCAACACCGTCGCCTCGAAGGGGGCCGCAGAGCCCGACCGGCACCTCGTGTTGAACACCCACATCGACACCGTCTCGCCGCACGTCCCGTTCCGCCGCGACGACGACGTGATTCGCGGACGAGGTTCGTGCGACGCCAAGGGACCGCTCGCGGCGCTTCTCGCGGCGTTCGTCGCCGTCGAACCCGCGGCGGACGCCCGACTCACCCTCGCGGTGACGCCCGACGAGGAACTGCTCTCGACGGGCGCGCACGCACTGGACGTCGACGGCGACATGTACGTCGTCGGCGAACCGACGAACCTCGACGTCTGCACCGCCGCGAAGGGGCGGTTTCAGGGGACGCTGACGCTCTCGGGCGTCGCCTCCCACGCCGCCGAACCGGAGTCGGGCGTCAACGCGGTCTTCGCACTCGAAGCGGCGTTGGCGGCGATTCGCTCCTACGACGAGGGGCGGGCGGCGCACCCCTCCCTCGGGTCCGCGACGCTGACGCCGACGACGGTGGCTGGCGGCGACGCGACGAATCAGGTGCCCGCCGGGTGCCGACTCGTCTTAGACCGGCGGAGCGTCCCGCCGGAGTCGGCCGCGGAGTTCCGCGACGGCCTCGAATCCGCCGTTCGGGAGGCCGTCCCCGACGACGTTGGCGTCTCGTTCGACCTGACGGACCGCCCGACGCCGTTCTTGGAGGCGTTCGCCACCGACGAGGACCACGAACTCGTCGAAACCGTCGCCGAGGCGTCCCGTCGGGCGGGCGGGTCCGGCGACGTGCGCCCGTTCACCGCGGCGACGGAGGCGTCGTACTTCTCGCCCGCGCCCGTCGTCGTCTTCGGGCCGGGCGTCCTCGCCGACGAGGAGGGGGCCGTCGCCCACGCCGAACGCGAGTACGTCCGCGTCGAGGACGTTCGGACGGCGGCGGCGGCGGTGACCGACGCGGCGGCCGAACTCGTCGGAGAGTAA
- a CDS encoding BGTF surface domain-containing protein — protein sequence MFKRPLSTDSSRRLSLAVTALLAVLAGSVVLTGGVAAAENATFTPHDENATFLPETNQTVSGNTTLDAGTTVQVYLQSSGEGQVQFIKTATTNVTDEGTYEASFNFSSMPNGSGGPVTVTVRAQSESNASVEYERRFVDSTPFDPRDENRTLEAGSNATLSGYATYDEGTELTVRVQAADENATQYLKQTTTNVTANGTYAATFDLRNVTNATDSVAVTVARANGSDNESYEYELPVRSVTNETTTENGTTTPLLTATETETPVTETPTETAAPTTEPETDEPTSETGATTEPETETTTPGFGVGTAVVAFVSLVVAVALARRP from the coding sequence ATGTTCAAACGCCCTCTATCGACTGACTCGTCTAGACGGCTCTCTCTCGCGGTGACGGCTCTCCTCGCGGTTCTCGCGGGGAGCGTCGTTCTCACCGGCGGCGTCGCCGCCGCGGAGAACGCCACGTTCACACCGCACGACGAGAACGCGACGTTCCTCCCCGAGACGAACCAAACCGTCTCCGGGAACACGACGCTCGACGCGGGCACTACCGTGCAGGTCTACCTGCAGTCCTCGGGAGAAGGCCAAGTGCAGTTCATCAAGACGGCGACGACGAACGTGACCGACGAGGGGACGTACGAAGCCTCGTTTAACTTCTCGTCTATGCCGAACGGTTCGGGCGGGCCGGTGACGGTGACCGTCCGCGCGCAGAGCGAGTCGAACGCCTCCGTCGAGTACGAACGGCGGTTCGTAGACTCGACGCCGTTCGACCCCCGCGACGAGAACCGAACGCTCGAAGCGGGGTCGAACGCGACGCTCTCGGGGTACGCGACGTACGACGAGGGGACCGAACTCACCGTTCGAGTGCAGGCCGCCGACGAGAACGCGACGCAGTACCTCAAACAGACGACGACGAACGTCACCGCAAACGGCACGTACGCCGCGACGTTCGACCTCCGCAACGTCACGAACGCGACGGACTCCGTCGCCGTGACCGTCGCGCGGGCGAACGGAAGCGACAACGAGTCCTACGAGTACGAACTGCCCGTTCGGTCGGTGACGAACGAGACGACGACCGAGAACGGGACGACCACTCCGTTGTTGACCGCGACGGAAACGGAGACGCCCGTCACCGAGACGCCGACGGAAACCGCCGCCCCGACGACCGAACCGGAGACGGACGAACCGACGAGTGAGACCGGCGCGACGACCGAACCGGAGACGGAGACGACGACGCCCGGATTCGGCGTCGGCACCGCAGTCGTCGCCTTCGTCTCCCTCGTCGTCGCAGTCGCCCTCGCCCGGCGACCCTGA
- a CDS encoding presenilin family intramembrane aspartyl protease PSH codes for MRKRVYLGVAIAALVFLLVQLGALALVPTFYEQGYQTVEDPTDPTNSLVYIGAILVATAVMLAAFKYDFDWAVRALIVFTSGWLSWYVFAAVLPTVPAAVAAVVVAGALVAYPEWYVIDTAGVLMGAGAAGLFGISFGLLPAIVLLTALAIYDAVSVYGTKHMLDLAEGVMDLRIPVVLVMPTTLSYSLLDDDFSGANDVHEETDATEADGEAAAANGGAADEQPEPDAVSEADSDDGVRDALFIGLGDAVMPTVMVASAAFFSPANSLGVGFLPALNLPALTSMVGTFAGLFVLLWMVLKGRAHAGLPLLNGGAIGGYLVGSLAAGVPILTALGL; via the coding sequence ATGCGAAAGCGCGTGTACCTCGGCGTGGCCATCGCCGCGCTCGTCTTCCTCCTCGTGCAGTTGGGCGCACTCGCGCTCGTCCCCACCTTCTACGAGCAGGGCTACCAGACCGTCGAGGACCCGACGGATCCGACGAACAGCCTCGTCTACATCGGAGCCATCCTCGTGGCGACGGCCGTGATGCTCGCGGCGTTCAAGTACGACTTCGACTGGGCCGTCCGCGCGCTCATCGTCTTCACCAGCGGGTGGCTCTCGTGGTACGTCTTCGCCGCCGTCCTCCCGACGGTTCCGGCCGCCGTCGCCGCCGTCGTCGTCGCCGGGGCACTCGTGGCGTACCCCGAGTGGTACGTCATCGACACCGCGGGGGTGTTGATGGGCGCGGGCGCGGCCGGACTGTTCGGCATCAGCTTCGGACTGCTGCCCGCGATAGTCCTCCTGACTGCGTTGGCTATCTACGACGCCGTCAGCGTCTACGGTACGAAGCACATGCTCGATCTGGCGGAGGGCGTGATGGACCTCCGCATCCCCGTCGTCCTCGTCATGCCGACGACGCTGTCGTACTCGCTCTTGGACGACGACTTCTCCGGCGCGAACGACGTCCACGAGGAGACGGACGCGACGGAGGCGGACGGCGAGGCGGCGGCCGCAAACGGTGGCGCGGCAGACGAGCAACCGGAACCCGACGCGGTATCCGAAGCCGACTCCGACGACGGCGTTCGGGACGCCCTCTTCATCGGCCTCGGCGACGCCGTCATGCCGACGGTGATGGTAGCGTCCGCGGCGTTCTTCTCGCCGGCGAACTCGCTCGGCGTCGGGTTCCTCCCGGCGCTGAACCTCCCGGCGCTGACGTCGATGGTCGGGACGTTCGCCGGATTGTTCGTTCTCCTGTGGATGGTGCTGAAGGGGCGGGCCCACGCCGGACTGCCGCTTCTGAACGGCGGCGCGATAGGCGGCTACCTCGTCGGGTCGCTCGCCGCCGGAGTTCCGATTCTGACCGCGCTCGGCCTCTGA